The Rosa rugosa chromosome 1, drRosRugo1.1, whole genome shotgun sequence genomic sequence AGCGCGCTTGTGAGTTAAACCCTAAGAAGATTGTAAGTTTTGATTGCCGAGAGAAGTTGAGAATTGAGGTGCGGggaagctccttatatagagtCTAATTGGTTACCATCCGGGATAGTCTATTCCTAAAATAAGTTGGTGACAACTCTTTCCAATTGCGACTTGGTTTACTTAAATAAATCAGGATTCAGAGATCACAAAATTTGGAAATAAACAGGGGGCTCACCCTCTAAAACTCAGAACTCTGGCAATTTCTGACACTGCAGCTGCTGTCCTTGTTGCAAAGCAAACAAGTATGTCAAGATTAAATACAACTGGGTAGCAGCCAACTCCAAGATAAAGAGACAGTCAAAGAACGACAAGTAAATTTCTTTGGGTGCAACGTGTCATGATGCAAATGAGAtgcagaaccaaaaaaaaaaattgaaacttgaaagtcTGGCGGTGGAATGACAAAAAGAGcttgaaactttaattaagTGCATAAGGAAATTTGACACACCATCTGTCAAATCCAAGGCATAAATTGAAGCCAATTTAAAAATATTCCAAGAGGATGCAACAAGTTCTGAACCAATTATGTTGCAAGAAATTTTGAAGAGGTGCCGACATAAGAAAGGTCTGTGGTCTTCCTAGTATGAATGTTAAATTAATATCATGCCTTCCCTTTGTGCAAAGTGTGCTGTGTTGCAAATAAAGGACaccacaaagaagaaaagacaaaAGAAGCAAAAGTTTTGTTTCGTTGCATATTCAGACCAAAAACATCAGAACAAAAGCAATATTGGAGTCTAGTCAGAGACTTTGATACCGGACCACGATCAGATGCAAAGTCCCCTTCAATGGCACctgtaaagaaaaaaagaaccaaGCTTTGAGTGTGACATTCCAGGCATAAGAAAATAGCAACCTAGCCTGCAATAAAGCTAAAGCTAATTTGCATCAGGAATGAAGAACAATAACGCACACCACTTGTTCCAGAGTGAAGTGAAGAAGGACGCTCCTAAGTGGCGAGTACCCCTTCGAGAATGTGAAAGCTAGAAGCTTGGATCTAGAGAACAAGACAGAGAGGATTTTTACCCAACTCTTCGCAAGGAGGAGCAATAGATGCATGCAATTGTGAGCTCCAAGTGTGAGGAAATTCCTTTCAGATTGATCAATAAGAACGATAAACAAGCACACCAAAATTGCTGCATGTGCTTGTTTATCGTTCTTATTGATCAATCTGAAAGTTCATCAACTACCActattttgaacttttgatggtCTGTGGTTAAATTACGAACATTTAATGCTATAGATAACTAATAAGGGCCTTTGCATTACTacatttttttattcataaatttGACACCAGATTGAACACAAACTCCCATGCATTAGTTTGGATGGCTTTATTCCTAAGCACATTAGGATTCCTAGTTAGAATTGCGATATGATTTCTTGTGCTCGTTAACAACCCAAATTCGATGTACCTGAACAAGATCGATCAGTGTCATTCATGGCCCGCATGAAGGCAACTACAACACTACCTGAAGATATTATATTGGAAATTGTGACGAGGTTGCCGATCAAACCCGTAGGGCGATGTAGATGTGTTTGTAAACGCTGTGGCGCTCTCTATTCTCCGATCCAAAGTTCGCCAAGTCGCACATACAATCAGCTTCTGAGCGGCACAGCCTCTGTCAGAGACTTTTTCTCCTCACACATGAATACGAATCGCTCGCGATCGACTTGGAGTTTGGGGAGCTAAAGGAGCTAAAGAATTCTTCACTCAGAGTCAGACAGCTGAATGCCCCATTCAAGAAACCGGGCCATGCTCTCTGCTTTTTAGGCTCATGCAATGGGTCGGTAGCATGTTTTAGTGGTGATCTTATTCGAAACAATGGTGGTTTCACTCCTAAAAGTCGTTTATTTAAAAAAGAAAGCTTGTTTATCTGGAACCCATCAATCGATGAATTCTACAAAGAAATACTTGTTGAAGGCTTTTATCTCCCATGGGGAGTTTCCATGTGTGGTTTTGCCCTTGTCTCCGGCACCGATCGACGACTATAAAGTTGTGTTAAGAGGGAAGACGCCGAGGGAGGTCAACCTCTTCTCGTTGAGAGCTGAGACATGGAAATCGATTAAATCCCCTACGAAAGGCACTACGCATAGGAAGGGGCTGTTTTTGAGAGAGGCACTTCATTGGCTAGCTTATGAGCGAGACAACACTACTCCTTTTAAGTATTCCGGACTACCAATAGTTCTATTTGCCTTTGATTTGGCGAAGGAGGAGTTCCGGAAAAGTAGTATTCTGAACTACTTGACTTGTGAAAGCCGTTTGGGAGTTTCTTGCGAAGGATGCCTGTATATAGTGCATTATAGTCGGCTGTTTGAGCCTAGATGGATAGATTATGTTGTTGATTTTTGGGTCATGAGAGAATACAGCAACAGTGATTCCTGGACTAGATCCTTTAGCCTAAGGTTTTCTGATGAGCCCGATAAGCGGATTTATATGCTTGAACCGATATTGTTTAAGGAAACTTGTGCATTTGTGATGAACAGGCCGAAGAAGTTTGATCAAGACAGAGAAGAGATGCCTGATCACATGTATATGATTCATGATCAAAATAAACAAGAGAACGCCAGCATGTATATTCTTCACAGTAATTCCCCAGACATGATCGTATATGAAGAGAGTCTCAGTGAGTATCATGGGGTGGAAAAGGCTCTAATCCTCTATGTACCacaaggcttgataacgctgaaAAGATAAACACTTGCCTAGTGATACCAGTTGGTTTTCTTATTTATGCTCTAGTGAGTCTAGTCTTTGTAGTAGAGTCCAGTGTGTTTTTGTGAATGCAGATTCCAAGACCAATAGTTTAAAGGTCGGAAGAAATGACTTACAAATTTTTCATTATTGGTTAGCTCTATTTAACTTGCATCTGTCTGTGGTTATGTCTTTATCTTCTTTTACAAAGATCAGTGTGTTCAAGCAGGATTAGCTAGATTTCCACATATATTCGACACCAGATTGAACCCTAACTGCTATGCATGCTTAAATGCTTTGGTTTGGATGGCTTTATTTTATGCTAAGCAGTAAGCACGTTAGGTTCATAGTTAGAGTTGTTTTCATTACGTTACGATTTGTCATTCATGGCTCGAGTGAGGGCAATTCTAATACCTGAAGATATTATAATTAATTAACTTGCGACAGTTCTTTTACTCCTTATTTTTCATCCATTTTTACTATAATTAAGGAAACATTATGATtatgatttgaattttgaatagGAGCACGCTTGGAAAGGAAGAAAAGCTGAGCTTGAAAGAAAGAGCAAAGTTGTACGTACGTCAATAAGCATGCAATAGGTTTGTAATTCTCTTTGGCTGAGAAAAACCAAGAAATCTATATCAATATACTCGTCCAACGGTTGAACTTGAAAATCCTCAATGAGTATTTATTATAAAGTACCTATTGAAGAGAGCTCCGGAATTTTAATAGGTAATCGTACTTAATATCCAGTTACACACCAAAGAGTGTGAAGAGAGGCTATGGTAACAACATCATGGCTTTGGTCATGACTCATGACTTACATATAGTTACAAGGAATCTATTCATCCATATAAACATTACGTTTGGCAAGTCCCCATTCAACGTCTCCTAAGTATACTAGAAGATCACAGAACCAAAGCCTTAGGAGGACTCCTCTCCTATTTTCCCGGCTGCTCTAGGAGATTAAAGATCAAGCAAAGCGGAAATCAAGTCCCTAAAGGACTCACTGATCTCAGCCTAAGGTAATCTGCGTATCACATTATTTTGCATGTAATTGATGCTTATATTGTGGATCTAAACTGTTATGCAATTTTATCGGTATTTTTGGAAAAGTTTTCAAAAATCTTATTTGCATTCAAAGCTGGTTAAAATAGATATCAGATAAAAGATATTGATTGCATGCTGTCGTTTAGGATTGATTGAGTCTATCAATATGTTTGAAAAACCTTTCCAAAGTTTATCTCAATATGTGATCAATGTGATcggattgagggggagtctttgTCTtttataaaaggttttgaaactgcaTTTCTAAAGTTAGAGTTTTTGATTGAGAAATTTCTTTGTGTTGCATAGCCTGCATAAACTGTTTTACAAAACTCTTTTTGGCAGTTCATTATACTCATTGCTTGTTCACTGCATTCTTCACTTGCATAGAGTTCAAGATCAGTGAGGCCACAAGACAAGGTTGTATCAGAAGGCTCATTCAGTTTCTGCTAGCAACAAAGATCAATTAGTATCTTGTGTAGAATTGATAGTTCAGTTGTAAACAAGTTAGCATTGTTGCTAGTTAATGCggttgtgttgaataccacTACTTGTGAACTGTAATCACTTTGATTCATATTAAATTTGATTCTCGTGTAGGCTATGTTATAAGcctcgcagtgaagtttccttaGTGGTGAGGTTTACACCGTGTCAACAAACACTTGTGTCaaattgtgtgtgtgtttgtcaTTTTAGGATTGTATTTGTTTCAATCCTTCATAACTGTTCCATCTAGTGTTTTCATAATAAGCTTGATGGTAACCAAATGACAAGAAATTTGCAGATCCATAATGTCAAGGAATTGCAAAAGGTAGCAAAACAACGAATTTAATACATGATCTAGAAAAGCTCTCCCAGTACTTATGTAAGAAACAAAaaggagtatatatatatatcaacacaATGTTAATTGTTCATTAGAATCATAAAATTTAAGTGAACAACCAAATCATTCTCAATTCAACTGATTTTTGCCCAGTTGATGACTTGATCTATGCATGGATGGTGTCCTAAAATTCAAGTCCTTAAAATGAGATGCTGAATTCATGCATGCAatctcttaaaaaaataaagtagGGAACTACAAGGGTAATAAGCTAAACATCAATGCGCTTGGGTTTGGGATTGATTCTAGAATTAACAAAATCCAATTTCTTTCATATATATGCTGCACAGCAGTTTCTGCACTACATACAACGTTACTGAATTAATCATCTTGGTCCTATTCAACTAGCTAGCATACAAAATATAGCCCAAACTGCAGAAATATAccaaaatatatcaaaatgaactTGATGACCCCAATATTTCAAGCCATGAACAAAAAAAAGGAGCCAGGTTTCAAATCCCCTTCTATTACTGACACAGCTTCTTGCATGAAGGCATTGCTGTGGAAGGGCCTGATTCATCTGTCTCCATAGATGACCGCTTTCCACAAACAAGTTCTGTTGATGAGAGGAATGCAGCACTAAGAAACTCCTTATCTTCCATAGGCAACTCTAAATTTTCTCTCATCAGCCAAAAATCCACTTCCTTCTCATTAAAATCGAACATAAATCCCCATTGGATAAGTTTGCTCAGTGCTGCTGCATAATGTCTTGCCTGCACTAATAGTCCTTGAGCGAGTTCGTCAGCGAAAGCTGTAACAAATTCTGGATCAGATTTTCCATTTCTGTAGCCTGAGTTATCAATGAGCAAACGATGAGAAATCTTCTTCCAGGTAACTAGCTTCACTTTTTTTACATCCACTGTTGTACTCGCAGATGGCATCAGTCGATAAATGACTTGATTTGGTCTCTCAAGTTTATACACTGATAGTTTAATGACTGAGCATGCAGCATTGTGTCTCTCTTTCAATGGCATATTAACCTCCGGACCAGcaagaaaacccaaaataagTTTGATTAAACCCCTGCCAATCAATCCATCTTGTGCATCAATCTTATCCAGGTCCTCCAATAATAGGATGGTATGCGGTTTGCACACAAATGACTCGGACACCTTCCTCACTCTAAGGGACTCGTAAATGTCATAAAGTCTTCTAGGAGGAACAGATGACAAGCAGTTGCTTGTGGGAAACCACACGAATAATGGGGCCTCGTCATAGCTCAGGAAAGTTTTCTTCAGTTGCAAGTCATCAGCTAGGAACACTTCTGTTCTGTTGATCAGATATATTTCTTCAGCTGTTGACTTTGTGGCAGGTAATTTTGTCAACTTCTGTCTTAGTGTCTCTTCAACTTTTGGATTCCAGTTGTCTATAACATACTCCCAGAAGGAGCAGCACTCTACCAGAGTCACTTGCAAGTTCTCCGATGATGCCCATGTTTCCCATAGCTTTAAGTAATGATGGATGGAAGGATTTTCTGCAACCCCAAAGGCTGAAGAAAACAAGGGGAGGAGATCTTCAGCGTAAAGTTCGTCAAGACAAAAGAATGAGCTAAACAGATACTTCCTAACATGATTGACATGAAGTACACATTGCTGAGGCATAATCCATCCACCTGGAGGAGGGTCAGGTATCCACACCTGAAATTGGCTTTCATCTGGTGCTTCTGGACGCCAGTGGAACTTGTTGAGGAAGCTGTAAATCCTCATTATAAAGGTAGTGTCTGGTGTATAACAAGAATGGGGCTGGTTTGCCAGCTTGGTCAGAATTCCAGAAAGAAGAGAACAAACACTCAAAGGATCTACCTTCACGCCAATATCTCTCAACTGATTCTTGTACTGAAAAATTTCAGTTCCGTAAAAATTTACATCAATGGTCGGTGTATCTGTCCGATTCAGAATACTTTCCCAGGCAGGATCAAACAGAACACATTCTTCTGGTGTTTTATAACCATTCAAGGTCTTCAAAAACCTGCTTTTTCCAATGCTCTTGATGAAGTCACGCACCAAGGGATCATCAAGAGAGCTTGACATCAGAAACTTGATACACTCTAGCAACGAAATAATGCTATCTGCTATAACCATTTCATCCTCAGTGGGGTTGCAGAGACCTTGGACGCATTTTGTATACCAATGATCATCAGCACATTTCACATCTAGAAACTTCAGAACTGCATTGTACTTTTCAAGGTCCAGAGTCGGATGCAAGACTCTCCTCAATAAAGATGAAGATGAACCACTCAAAACATTACCCTTTGCTCTAATTCCAATCACAAGGTCCCTAAATTTTGGCAGGACTCGAACTGCATCATGAGGCAGCACGAAGGAAAGTGTACCCTCAAGTATTTGGCAAGGCACTATCACTAAACTTTGCAATCTAGTTCTAATGGACTCTCTTACCTTGTTAAACTCAGGAATTGGTGAAGCTTGAGCAGGTAAATATTCAAATGGCTCATCCACTGCAGAATGGAGGGAGTGAGACTGAAAAGCATCCACAAACAATGATGGGATACACTCAAGAATTCCCAAGTTCCATACGTTGTCTAACAGTATACAATCTCGTGAAGCATTCAGAATGAAGTCTGCTTGAATGAGAAATGGGAAGTTTGTGACCATTTCCGTGGGCAGGCAAGCAAATATACCAACAGAAGAAGTTGCCTTTCCCATCCTTTCTCTGGATGGAAAAGCAAGGGTAATCACCCATTTCTGCACATTCATCCTTATACCAACTCTATTAGTAGGTATTACGGgaaatgcctcctcccacaagtAATACTTGCACAACTCCTCACTATCACCCTTTCTTTGCTTAACTGAAAGTTGAACAACACGTGACGTGGCTTTATATAACTCCACTTGTTCAGTCCCACTAGTTTTACAAAACCTTGAGAAATCATCTGTTGCTTCAGGATCACACCCGCGTACATGTACTTGCTTTAGCTTGGACAAGAACAAGAGAATCTCTGGACGCAATTGTGACAATTGAACTCTCACGGCTTCAACCTTCACAGGCTTCAGAGGAAGAACAATCGTGGTAGTAGGCAAGACATTGCATAACCCATATACATCTAATATGCTAGAAAGAGAAGGCTCCCCACTAACCCAATGGGGAACTATATAACCAATACCACAATCTTGATCTGGTTCTTCCAAGAATCTGACACAATAACCATTGCTAATTATGTGAGGCTGTGAACTCACAAGAAATACACTTTTAAATCCACTTCCTGCAAGCAACTTGGGTATTAGGAGTTCAACTTGATAACAAGTATGCTATTCAGAAAGATAATGCAAGTCTTATGCACATCCAGCTGAAACTAAGAGCAAAGTTGAAGACATTAACTACATTGGGAACTACCATTATGCATTGAATACTAGTGCATATTCGAAGGCAACATAGCAGAAAAGCTAAACTTCCGAAAGTAATTACTTCCTCAATGCCTACATTTCAATTAGCCtttgctttttctttcttcaacaaTACAGAAAGATATGAACTTTAAAGAGTCATTTTCTAGTGATGGGAGTTCCATAAAGGACCTAACTATCTAGTCAGGACATGAAGAATGCATAATAGAACATATAGAACATCTAAAGCAGCAGTTATGAAAAAGCCTGCAATAGACATTAGTCAACCATACACAGATTTGAATTCCAGATTTCTATTCCACATTCTAAGACAAAGCTCCCAATCATCTTGAAATGTAAACCAAATTCTAACAAGAATTTACCTCTCTCTCCAATAAGACTCTGCTGTCTCTTGTCCTTCTTTGTAGAATGGCCCATACCACAAATGGAATCCATGTTCTCCCTGGAAAATCCAACCTCATTATTAAAAACCAGCAGAGTGGCTGGTGCTCCAGTCCCAGTTATGTCTTTTTGGGTCATCACAAACTCCAAAGTTGGCTCCACACCTTCTCTGTATTCATTCTCATCTGCattctacacacacacacataatttcagaaagaaaattcacaataaaattaaaaagctacATCAAAAAATTGACTAGAACATTATAGAGAAAAGGGGAAACATACTAGGATGAGTTCCATCAAAAAGTTTGAGTCTTTTTGATAAAGCTGCTTTGAGAGGTTGGTTACAGCAAAATGAAGgtcttgagttaaaggaaaagATTGGTTTTTACCAATAGAGAATTTCTGGGTCCGGAGTTCTTCTATGTGAAGGTTAGCAGAACATAATAAAGCTTCTTCCTTTTTGGTTCTATCAGAACTTGATGAACCTTCTTCAAAATCTATGGCTTCTTTCTCACTCATTGTTAGAGATAGAGGAAAATTAAACGCTGGAAAACGTAACGATCATTCACTTACGAGTAGAAACACAGAAGGAAATGGTTTATTGGGTTATTCAAGTTgagaaaaacagagagaaacagAGCATATAAGAAGGTAGGAAACCGAAACGTTTTGGAGCTCAAGCAGTTtgacaaaaagaagaagcaaactTTGGATGAAATCGTTGGTTTTGAGAAGCGAGTGGCTTGAAATAATGAAATATACGCAATATGAATCAGGATTTGGGTTGGGGGACTGTGAAGTGGTAGCAGAGAGTAGGGATGAGTTTGTGTCTGCAATTCTTGCATGGAAGTAGGTAGACCATTGACAAGACTAGACTGGTGAGGAAGTCGCCATTTTAGTGAGGTTTTGACATCTGTTTCAACCTAAACCCTAGTCATTTATTACACCCCAAGTACGATTTGGACCCGATCTTCAAAGAAAATTTGCATTATCAATGAACTCTTACTATTGAAAGATGGAAATCTACTCTCTAAATATCTATTGATTTTTCAATACCTTCTGGTATTACATATCTAGAAATAGAGCTTGTAATTCTCATAATCTCATTGCAGTGCTAAGGCAGCTTGTTTAATGAACTTGAGtcttgaaaaatgaaaatggggGAACTTCATTTTTGTGAACCATACTCTTGTCTATATCATGTACTGATGTACAAGCCAAGGGGTCAAGAAAAGGTAATGCACATGCCGTTGCAACACTACTCCGAAATTTTAATAAGTAAAAGTTTAGAATCGCATATTAGTCATTGTTTGTGTTATGCAGGCCCGGTCCTGGGAAATTCAAGGCCCGgggcgaaaaataaaattgggccctttatataaaaaaaaaatcaaaaatattttatattgataaaaaaaatatgatacaaacggggggggggggacaaaaaaccaataccccgaaaaataaacattacatcactttatatcaatcaaatctcatctaaaatgatttcttctatatattgtAAACAATTGCCCATCAATGCAAAATATGATTTAATCGCACTCTTGCATTCCCTTTTGTCTAGCACTAGCTTCTTCAACTTTTAATcgtgttacatatcgagttatctttccacaatgtcactgctatgttaaagcaaatggagtagctaattgtgcactctttgctagttggtgcttgttagaatacaagtctcctgtagagatttctgatattatttcagaaaatactctagatgcttattgtaatcaggggtttaggctcaacttgtattcgacagtttcattcatcaaggcttgagggcagccgcaccagccctttattcaaaaaaaaaaaaaaaaacaactgccCATCGCACTCTTGCTGTTCCTTTTCTCATATTCCTAACagaaatacttttttttttttttacccatctACTGCTTCAATTTGGGCCCTAGGCCGTCACCCTTCAAAACTTGGGCCCTGGGCTATCGCCAAGCCTGCCCTGGGCCAGGGCCGGGCCTGGTGTTATGTATGATACAATGAATTAATTTAACGATAAATTTTAGAGAAATATAAAACACCTCAAATGCTTGTACTGATAAACATGTATCATATAACTATTGACCTTTGCATTTTCCCCTCGAAAGTTAGTCTGTTTAGTTTGCAGTCCTTTATGGGTCTTAGTCTGACTATTTGTGCAGTCAGTTGAGTAGTGAATGAAATGGGTGATATTCGAATCCCTTAGATTGACCTTATACGATCGTTATGATCTTTTGATCACTAAAATATATTgtattcccctaaaaaaaaatagagtaatAGTTGGTAATTTGCTAACAGCCTAACACTATTGACATTGTGACATTGACATTGTGACAAAGTCCTATTTTCTTTGAAACTTTCATGACATATAATTTTCAGTCGGTGATTAATTAAAAGGCCAAGCAATTGTCTTCCCACATGGGACATGAAAGATACACATTTGAGTGCTAGTATATCCTTTTATTTTACCATTTTCTatagaaaaaaatttaaaaacaatgTCATCTGACCCGTGTCAAATGAATAGGTGAGAGTTTCCAAGTGTTTCCATACCAAAACCACCACTTCCTCTTGTCTCTGGTAACATTTTTTTCTTATCTCCATGATTACAGCTCATTAATGCGCTACCACTGACCTCTTCAAAACACAGTGTGAAACATACCAGAACAATCAGTCAGAACAGATTCCTGAGTAGATCTCACTTTCCCCAAAAGCCAGTGACACACTGAATTCCACAGCAAGAGAAACATGTCAAGGCGATCTGCCACTTGTTTGAGGTGTTGCCTGGTGGTGTTTGCGGTGGTTTCAGCTTTAGCGGTTTGTGGGCCGGCCCTGTATTGGAGGTTCAAGAAGGGTGTTCAGTTGGGTGATGCCAAATCTTCTTGCCCAACTTGCAATTGTGATTGCCCTCCTCCTTTGTCCCTGCTCAAAATTGCTCCTGGTAACCCCTCTTATCTCTATGTAAATTGGTTTTAATGTGGTTTTGATTCTGAATGTTTGTGTttcgtttctgggtttctgGAAAGTTTGGTTCTTTGTGGATTGGAATGAAATTGAAGGGCACCCATGTCATCAGTTTGGGGTTTGGATCCTTGTTAGtgctagttttttttatttggagCTGCTGCTCATATGATGCCCAATTCAGATTTAGATTTACTGTTTGATTTAAGTAAAGTTGAGATCTTGGTATTGCGATCTTGGTATTGCATTATGAATTTCAAGCTCTTCACTTTGTTGGATGTATAATTGTGAAACCCAGTTCTCTTTTGTAGTTTCTTGTCCATTTTTTTCAAGTAAAGTTGAGATCT encodes the following:
- the LOC133726863 gene encoding F-box protein CPR1-like, producing the protein MNSTKKYLLKAFISHGEFPCVVLPLSPAPIDDYKVVLRGKTPREVNLFSLRAETWKSIKSPTKGTTHRKGLFLREALHWLAYERDNTTPFKYSGLPIVLFAFDLAKEEFRKSSILNYLTCESRLGVSCEGCLYIVHYSRLFEPRWIDYVVDFWVMREYSNSDSWTRSFSLRFSDEPDKRIYMLEPILFKETCAFVMNRPKKFDQDREEMPDHMYMIHDQNKQENASMYILHSNSPDMIVYEESLSEYHGVEKALILYVPQGLITLKR
- the LOC133726916 gene encoding uncharacterized protein LOC133726916 → MSEKEAIDFEEGSSSSDRTKKEEALLCSANLHIEELRTQKFSIGKNQSFPLTQDLHFAVTNLSKQLYQKDSNFLMELILNADENEYREGVEPTLEFVMTQKDITGTGAPATLLVFNNEVGFSRENMDSICGMGHSTKKDKRQQSLIGERGSGFKSVFLVSSQPHIISNGYCVRFLEEPDQDCGIGYIVPHWVSGEPSLSSILDVYGLCNVLPTTTIVLPLKPVKVEAVRVQLSQLRPEILLFLSKLKQVHVRGCDPEATDDFSRFCKTSGTEQVELYKATSRVVQLSVKQRKGDSEELCKYYLWEEAFPVIPTNRVGIRMNVQKWVITLAFPSRERMGKATSSVGIFACLPTEMVTNFPFLIQADFILNASRDCILLDNVWNLGILECIPSLFVDAFQSHSLHSAVDEPFEYLPAQASPIPEFNKVRESIRTRLQSLVIVPCQILEGTLSFVLPHDAVRVLPKFRDLVIGIRAKGNVLSGSSSSLLRRVLHPTLDLEKYNAVLKFLDVKCADDHWYTKCVQGLCNPTEDEMVIADSIISLLECIKFLMSSSLDDPLVRDFIKSIGKSRFLKTLNGYKTPEECVLFDPAWESILNRTDTPTIDVNFYGTEIFQYKNQLRDIGVKVDPLSVCSLLSGILTKLANQPHSCYTPDTTFIMRIYSFLNKFHWRPEAPDESQFQVWIPDPPPGGWIMPQQCVLHVNHVRKYLFSSFFCLDELYAEDLLPLFSSAFGVAENPSIHHYLKLWETWASSENLQVTLVECCSFWEYVIDNWNPKVEETLRQKLTKLPATKSTAEEIYLINRTEVFLADDLQLKKTFLSYDEAPLFVWFPTSNCLSSVPPRRLYDIYESLRVRKVSESFVCKPHTILLLEDLDKIDAQDGLIGRGLIKLILGFLAGPEVNMPLKERHNAACSVIKLSVYKLERPNQVIYRLMPSASTTVDVKKVKLVTWKKISHRLLIDNSGYRNGKSDPEFVTAFADELAQGLLVQARHYAAALSKLIQWGFMFDFNEKEVDFWLMRENLELPMEDKEFLSAAFLSSTELVCGKRSSMETDESGPSTAMPSCKKLCQ